The Bacillus xiapuensis genome window below encodes:
- a CDS encoding DUF6612 family protein gives MKNWMKWMTAGVLTLGLAACNETAKPTPETPKEETSEMTLGEVFNKAMETSKETKSMSADIDMLQTVDYPKENIKLNTATDMKMDLTIDPLALYQTGTMKLEGDGAEAGKPMNIESYMTENGFYMKDPEKGQWIKMPQEMYGQIMKFSKQQADPKEQLKQLAQFKDDFTFEQTKDDYVLKLNAKGDKFNQLIESQMSQMTQGAQGKEAEAMMKEMMKGMKVENSIYTIYLDKKTFQTKKMDVEMDMTMDMEGNQMKTSQTMSALYSNFNQVKPITVPEEVVKNAQEIQLPPAGNSPAPSSKQ, from the coding sequence TTGAAAAATTGGATGAAATGGATGACAGCAGGCGTACTGACGCTTGGACTGGCGGCTTGTAATGAAACAGCAAAGCCCACTCCTGAAACACCCAAAGAAGAAACCAGTGAAATGACGCTTGGAGAAGTGTTTAATAAGGCGATGGAAACCTCCAAAGAAACGAAAAGCATGAGTGCGGACATTGACATGCTGCAGACGGTCGATTATCCGAAAGAAAATATAAAGTTAAATACGGCCACGGACATGAAGATGGACCTAACGATCGACCCGCTCGCCCTTTATCAGACGGGAACAATGAAACTGGAAGGAGACGGGGCTGAAGCAGGAAAGCCGATGAACATTGAATCCTATATGACTGAAAACGGCTTCTACATGAAGGATCCGGAGAAAGGCCAATGGATCAAGATGCCTCAAGAAATGTACGGACAGATTATGAAATTTTCGAAGCAGCAAGCAGATCCGAAAGAACAGTTGAAGCAGCTTGCTCAATTTAAGGACGATTTCACATTTGAGCAAACGAAAGACGATTACGTATTAAAGCTAAACGCTAAAGGCGATAAATTTAATCAATTAATTGAATCGCAAATGTCTCAAATGACTCAAGGAGCGCAGGGCAAAGAAGCTGAAGCGATGATGAAGGAAATGATGAAAGGCATGAAGGTTGAAAACAGCATCTATACAATCTATCTGGACAAAAAGACATTCCAAACGAAGAAAATGGATGTAGAAATGGATATGACGATGGATATGGAGGGCAACCAAATGAAGACTTCTCAAACCATGAGTGCCCTTTACAGCAACTTCAATCAAGTGAAACCGATCACGGTTCCTGAAGAGGTTGTCAAAAACGCGCAAGAAATCCAATTACCGCCGGCAGGGAACAGCCCTGCTCCCTCCTCGAAACAGTAA
- a CDS encoding SGNH/GDSL hydrolase family protein, which produces MSKRMYLHVLVILFAAASFWPVNAEASDVHYRALGDSLAAGQTPNKEIGAGYADMIALALQQSGRLDSFSKQWSFPGYTTEQVLQRLSQEAVRQDLQNASLITISAGANDVLPLIKNDHIRGTLSYEAIPVAFALNRVRENYGKILRELERVSPGAEVYAMGYYFPYPHVREQLKPAAGKQMSLLNQVIQQEAEKAGAHFVSVEEAFGSDADRLIPNRSDVHPAPQGYWHMANQFLHVYTNGAVSLPKAVLKTLPKPVPLSKMRQETEEEEEKQENRNRANAQPITAAHVKGCDREGNVIG; this is translated from the coding sequence ATGAGTAAGCGAATGTATTTGCATGTACTGGTCATCCTGTTTGCCGCCGCCTCTTTCTGGCCGGTGAACGCGGAGGCGTCAGACGTGCATTATCGGGCGTTGGGGGATTCGCTGGCGGCCGGACAAACCCCAAATAAAGAAATCGGCGCCGGCTACGCTGATATGATCGCGCTCGCTTTACAGCAGTCGGGCCGTTTGGACAGCTTTTCTAAGCAGTGGTCCTTTCCCGGCTATACAACGGAGCAGGTGCTGCAGCGATTATCCCAAGAGGCTGTTCGCCAAGACCTTCAAAACGCCAGCTTGATTACGATTTCAGCAGGAGCCAATGATGTGCTGCCTTTAATTAAAAACGACCATATTCGCGGCACGCTGAGCTATGAAGCGATCCCGGTTGCTTTTGCCCTGAACCGTGTCCGAGAAAACTATGGAAAGATACTGCGGGAGCTGGAAAGAGTGAGTCCCGGGGCTGAGGTGTATGCAATGGGCTACTACTTCCCTTACCCTCATGTAAGGGAACAGCTTAAGCCCGCTGCCGGTAAACAGATGTCGCTTTTGAACCAAGTCATTCAGCAAGAAGCGGAGAAGGCGGGCGCTCATTTTGTATCTGTGGAAGAAGCGTTTGGCTCTGACGCCGACAGGCTTATTCCAAACAGGTCAGATGTCCACCCTGCACCTCAAGGCTATTGGCATATGGCCAACCAATTTCTTCATGTCTATACAAACGGTGCGGTGAGTTTGCCGAAAGCCGTGCTGAAGACATTGCCGAAGCCGGTCCCCCTTTCGAAGATGAGGCAAGAAACTGAGGAGGAAGAAGAAAAGCAGGAAAATCGGAACAGAGCAAATGCCCAGCCTATAACTGCGGCGCATGTCAAAGGCTGCGATCGGGAAGGAAATGTCATCGGCTGA
- a CDS encoding M4 family metallopeptidase, producing the protein MNKRFAGIVGTITLSAAIFAAGMPQEALAESPSWKINPHAAVQWDKSKKGEKDPSFIRGSLSKAKVKGQADVKRFMKENPDVFGLKNVEARLKLVGKETDEMGITHYTFQPVIQGVPISDSKYKIHVGQDGQILAANGELHANAPDKIKQTRKLSNKQAIQIAWNHIQVNPKELKKKIQTKDGQSLEVLTENSDLAVYHENGKYALAYQVQLQFASPEPGNWRIWVNAENGAVLKAVNQIEEAVGTGTGVLGDTKSLNTYFENNNHYLIDTTKPMNGNIYTLDNYNYEFDMLPGSYITDSDNVFNEERHTAAVDAHYYAGQVYDYYNDQFGRNSYDDQGANLISTVHFGNDYNNAAWLGNQMIYGDGDGETFAPLSGALDVVAHELTHAVTDYSADLVYENQPGALNESFSDVFGYFLDPEDWLMGEDVYTPNVSGDALRSMSHPNLYNQPDHMNEYMNLPNTKEGDHGGVHYNSGIPNKAAYHTIHALGKEKSEQIYYRALTVYLTPNSDFADAKQALIQAAADLYGSAAGSAVEAAWNQVGV; encoded by the coding sequence ATGAATAAAAGGTTTGCTGGAATAGTAGGAACCATTACCCTGTCGGCCGCGATTTTTGCTGCTGGTATGCCGCAAGAGGCATTGGCGGAATCCCCTTCATGGAAAATTAACCCGCACGCTGCTGTTCAATGGGACAAGTCTAAGAAGGGGGAAAAGGATCCTTCCTTCATCAGAGGCAGCTTGTCCAAAGCGAAGGTGAAGGGACAAGCAGATGTGAAGAGATTTATGAAAGAAAACCCAGATGTATTTGGCCTCAAAAACGTGGAAGCGCGTTTGAAGCTAGTAGGTAAAGAGACGGATGAAATGGGGATTACTCACTACACCTTTCAGCCGGTAATCCAAGGGGTTCCAATTAGTGACTCCAAGTACAAGATTCACGTGGGCCAAGACGGCCAGATCCTTGCAGCAAACGGCGAATTGCATGCGAATGCGCCGGATAAAATCAAGCAAACTAGAAAGCTGTCAAACAAGCAGGCGATTCAAATCGCATGGAACCATATTCAGGTAAACCCGAAGGAGCTCAAGAAGAAGATTCAAACAAAAGATGGCCAGTCCCTTGAGGTTTTGACTGAGAACAGCGATTTAGCTGTATACCATGAAAACGGAAAGTATGCATTGGCTTACCAGGTTCAATTGCAATTTGCCTCTCCTGAGCCCGGCAATTGGCGCATTTGGGTTAATGCCGAGAACGGAGCCGTTTTAAAGGCGGTCAATCAAATCGAAGAAGCTGTGGGAACCGGAACGGGTGTGCTTGGGGATACAAAATCATTGAATACATATTTTGAAAATAATAACCATTATTTAATTGACACGACTAAGCCAATGAACGGCAATATTTATACGCTGGATAATTATAATTATGAATTTGACATGCTGCCGGGCTCCTACATTACAGATAGCGACAATGTTTTTAATGAGGAAAGACATACAGCTGCGGTCGATGCTCATTATTATGCTGGGCAGGTATATGATTATTATAACGATCAATTTGGCAGAAACAGCTACGATGATCAAGGCGCGAACTTAATCTCTACTGTACACTTTGGAAATGATTACAACAATGCTGCGTGGCTTGGAAATCAAATGATTTATGGCGATGGGGACGGGGAGACTTTCGCACCTCTCTCAGGGGCATTAGACGTGGTCGCCCATGAATTAACGCATGCTGTAACGGATTATTCTGCTGATTTAGTATATGAAAACCAGCCTGGCGCATTAAATGAATCATTTTCTGATGTGTTTGGGTATTTCTTAGACCCGGAAGATTGGCTAATGGGAGAGGATGTATATACACCAAATGTCAGCGGCGATGCTTTAAGAAGCATGTCTCATCCTAATCTGTACAATCAGCCGGATCATATGAACGAATATATGAATCTTCCTAATACAAAAGAAGGAGATCATGGCGGCGTCCATTATAATAGCGGCATTCCTAATAAAGCGGCTTATCACACCATTCATGCTTTAGGCAAAGAAAAATCTGAGCAAATTTATTACCGGGCGCTAACGGTCTATTTAACGCCGAACAGTGATTTTGCTGATGCCAAGCAAGCCTTAATACAAGCGGCTGCAGATTTATATGGTTCCGCAGCGGGATCTGCCGTTGAAGCAGCATGGAATCAAGTCGGAGTGTAA
- the dat gene encoding D-amino-acid transaminase, with translation MELAYFNGRMVGIDEAVVPIDERGHQFGDGVYEVIRFYRSKPFRMEEHIKRLYNSAEAIKLEIGCRPAELKEKMLELAAKSGLEDADLYMQATRGMAPRSHIFPSCPASISMTIKPARHVPEEARKRGAKVLLVEDERWKNCYIKSLNLLPNVLAKQEAAEHDCDEAILVRDGFITEGASSNFFIVKDGCVRTAPLTRQILPGITRMAVQSIADELKIPFIEQAFTAEDLYGAQEAFLTSTSSEIMPVTIADEQPIGGGKPGEITLKLFQHFQTKL, from the coding sequence GTGGAGTTAGCTTACTTTAATGGAAGAATGGTCGGGATAGATGAAGCGGTTGTGCCGATTGATGAACGCGGGCATCAATTTGGAGACGGCGTATATGAAGTCATACGTTTTTATCGCAGTAAACCGTTTAGGATGGAAGAACATATAAAGCGGCTGTATAACAGCGCCGAGGCGATCAAGCTTGAAATCGGATGCCGTCCGGCTGAACTGAAGGAAAAGATGCTTGAGCTGGCGGCCAAGAGCGGCTTAGAGGATGCGGATTTGTACATGCAGGCAACAAGAGGAATGGCGCCGCGCAGCCATATCTTTCCCAGCTGTCCGGCTTCGATATCCATGACAATCAAGCCGGCCCGCCATGTACCGGAAGAAGCAAGAAAGCGCGGCGCGAAGGTTCTGCTTGTAGAAGACGAGCGCTGGAAAAATTGCTATATCAAATCATTAAATTTGCTGCCCAATGTGCTGGCCAAGCAAGAAGCGGCAGAACATGACTGTGATGAAGCTATTCTTGTCCGGGACGGCTTTATTACAGAAGGAGCGAGCTCGAATTTCTTTATAGTGAAAGACGGGTGCGTGCGCACAGCGCCGCTGACTAGACAAATATTGCCGGGGATTACTCGCATGGCTGTTCAATCCATCGCCGATGAACTAAAGATTCCATTTATAGAGCAGGCTTTTACCGCAGAGGATTTATACGGTGCGCAAGAGGCTTTCTTAACCAGCACCAGCTCGGAAATTATGCCTGTCACGATCGCGGATGAACAGCCTATAGGCGGCGGCAAACCCGGGGAGATTACTTTAAAGCTGTTTCAGCACTTTCAAACAAAACTATAA